A stretch of Halichondria panicea chromosome 1, odHalPani1.1, whole genome shotgun sequence DNA encodes these proteins:
- the LOC135344156 gene encoding uncharacterized protein LOC135344156, with amino-acid sequence MMRVTYALLLLSHILCLCGVKGSCTFRSQPTNIHVLSGDSAWFGCDCQEERHDAPSWIIDSVIYPHSYLPPPYHFNSQLSSLEITKVATSMNLTNIQCVIGSMYSTIGIVYVLDNDIIDYTPTTRLNVRTESQFMAQNSPELSISFTGNTGLRLESKGEHNKYSTQCNTVNLGPDGEIDLYNYVVIGGIGSSLGILSTVVPVTLFIAFKCKKCKARQKTGNSLHIYEEPNLPEPVYDQILNKVVFIGMEASKDPIHMEVNEAYTTVKELNN; translated from the exons ATGATGAGAGTCACTTACGCTTTGCTGTTACTATCACACATATTATGTCTATGTGGAGTAAAAG GATCATGTACATTTAGATCGCAGCCTACTAACATACATGTGCTTTCTGGAGACTCCGCTTGGTTTGGTTGTGATTGCCAAGAAGAAAGGCATGATGCACCTTCGTGGATTATTGATAGTGTAATATATCCACACTCATACTTACCGCCACCATATCATTTTAATTCACAACTTTCTTCTTTGGAAATCACTAAAGTTGCCACGTCAATGAATCTCACTAACATTCAGTGTGTTATTGGGTCAATGTACAGTACTATAGGAATTGTGTATGTTTTAGACAATGATATAATCGATTACACTCCAACAACAAGACTTAATGTCAGAACTGAAAGTCAATTCATGGCCCAAAATTCACCTGAATTATCGATATCCTTCACAG GAAACACTGGATTAAGGCTTGAGAGTAAAGGAGAACACAATAAATACAGCACACAATGCAATACAGTGAATCTAGGACCAGACGGAGAAATTGATCTATATAATT ATGTCGTTATTGGAGGGATTGGATCTTCTCTTGGAATTCTAAGCACAGTAGTTCCAGTAACTCTATTCATTGCCTTTAAATGCAAGAAATGCAAAGCCCGACAGAAAACTG GCAATTCTCTGCATATCTACGAGGAACCTAACTTACCTGAACCAGTGTACGACCAAATATTGAATAAGGTGGTGTTCATCGGAATGGAAGCAAGCAAAGATCCAATTCATATGGAAGTAAATGAAGCTTATACTACAGTCAAAGAGCTGAACAACTGA
- the LOC135340045 gene encoding uncharacterized protein LOC135340045, translating into MYAKEMPKHRKPQTIIGVLICILWLAIPCFGSNSFELTLVSHEGDSVFLPCSYPLASSLSIVWEVNDVIFTVESLPNQLQRVSSGLFIRDVSLQDVGDYNCYTYSMSNLEQLYSNHLVVIPSESDHSSGTIGQLKTDLNIDRGLNFQATENDVIFLPCVPAIGTHAVTLWRIDGVIYPVTELPRWHSKHYGGIIVNPAMSSTTGTVYECYTTVDNSIGLLYTVSLSLRPSIPKDNETLHAAVYSQSNTARVKLISRLVNLTLAYKEFGFKIQSEVDSTSLGAEPDIFFITDVIKYGTILWDDLSNVMEPIFSIPSKHFQDIDAYGTTYAKNFTNGDNEPFATLGYLYRTDVNETTNNTCIPEGQTSCVYLPENKNDLRVMWPTHPKSDDDCICPVFAERELGPTFKSCYCFVFNLTTYNIELQDNDRICWKNLDRDSNDTKILLVKEELIGNSDVRVIESQNRIIVQGPQYPPNLTYNSSNNSVCATSESEEWSPVIGTVVVVNDATGDTILDRAILKSNFCLELDDLPQSCAPFQVNMTAFSQCVQSEPSTFQGQKNGTICQCLQDKVNLTFNISYTTYDEIIVTIHFSCLSLKDYEISNVFLKSTQLSNCGSTCKNASTSFDLYCAVNQPFNISIMDLMPGTNYEVSIEWMSPTTGQHCLIAESQQSITLTEDSSKLTLILSLSVPIGTILLIVFIVFIVLFSFAVRNCRKNLKAKKRSINISETE; encoded by the exons ATGTATGCAAAAGAAATGCCTAAACACAGGAAACCACAGACTATCATTGGAGTGCTGATCT GCATTCTATGGTTGGCAATTCCATGCTTTGGGAGCAACTCTTTTGAACTGACTTTGGTCAGCCATGAAGGAGATAGTGTTTTTCTGCCTTGTAGTTACCCACTTGCAAGCAGTCTATCAATTGTTTGGGAAGTGAATGATGTCATTTTTACTGTGGAAAGCTTGCCTAATCAGCTACAAAGAGTGTCAAGTGGCTTATTTATAAGAGATGTCTCACTTCAAGATGTTGGTGATTACAATTGTTATACTTACAGTATGTCAAACCTTGAGCAACTGTACTCCAATCACTTGGTAGTGATTCCTTCTGAAAGTGATCACTCATCAG gGACTATAGGTCAGCTGAAGACGGACTTAAACATTGATAGGGGACTTAACTTCCAAGCTACAGAGAACGATGTGATATTTTTACCTTGCGTACCAGCCATAGGAACGCACGCTGTGACACTATGGAGGATTGATGGAGTTATCTATCCTGTAACGGAGCTTCCTCGTTGGCATTCAAAGCACTATGGTGGGATCATTGTGAATCCTGCAATGAGCAGCACAACAGGCACTGTATATGAATGCTACACCACAGTTGACAACAGCATTGGGCTGCTGTACACAGTGTCCCTTTCTTTACGACCGAGTATCCCAAAAGATAACGAAACCT tgcatgcagcTGTATACAGTCAGTCAAACACAGCCAGGGTTAAACTTATCAGCCGATTGGTGAACCTGACTTTAGCCTATAAGGAATTTGGATTCAAAATCCAATCAGAGGTGGACAGTACCAGTTTAGGTGCAGAACCTGATATATTTTTCATCACCGACGTGATTAAATATGGCACTATACTATGGGATGATCTTTCAAATGTCATGGAGCCTATTTTTTCGATACCAAGCAAGCATTTTCAAGACATTGACGCATATGGTACAACATATGCAAAGAATTTTACCAATGGAGACAATGAACCCTTTGCAACGCTTGGGTATCTCTACAGAACAGATGTAAATG AGACTACCAACAACACCTGCATACCTGAAGGTCAGACATCTTGTGTCTACCTACCAGAAAATAAAAATGATCTACGTGTCATGTGGCCGACACATCCGAAATCTGATGATGACTGTATTTGTCCTGTATTTGCGGAGAGGGAGCTTGGACCCACATTTAAAAGCTGTTATTGCTTTGTATTTAATCTTACAACTTATAACATCGAGCTACAAGACAATGACAGGATATGTTGGAAGAATCTTGATCGTGATAGCAATGACACAAAAATACTGCTAGTTAAAGAAGAACTAATTGGTAACTCTGATGTGAGAGTGATCGAAAGTCAAAACAGAATTATAGTGCAAG GTCCCCAGTATCCACCAAATCTTACATATAACAGCAGCAATAACTCTGTATGCGCTACATCCGAAAGTGAAGAATGGAGTCCTGTGATAGGAACAGTAGTGGTGGTAAATGATGCCACAGGTGATACCATTCTTGATCGTGCTATACTGAAATCAAACTTCTGCCTGGAACTTGATGACCTACCGCAGAGTTGTGCACCGTTTCAAGTAAACATGACAGCGTTTAGTCAGTGTGTTCAATCCGAACCAAGCACTTTCCAGG gtcAAAAAAATGGCACCATATGTCAGTGCCTACAAGATAAAG TGAACCTAACATTCAACATCAGCTATACTACATATGATGAAATCATAGTAACTATACATTTCAGCTGTTTAAGTTTAAAGGACTACGAGATATCAAATGTTTTTCTAAAATCAACTCAACTCTCAAACTGTGGCAGCACCTGTAAGAATGCAAGCACATCCTTTGATCTGTATTGTGCGGTTAATCAACCGTTCAATATTTCCATTATGGATCTAATGCCAGGGACTAATTACGAGGTATCAATTGAATGGATGTCTCCTACTACTGGACAGCATTGTTTGATTGCAGAAAGTCAGCAATCTATTACACTCACAG AAGACTCTTCGAAGTTGACGCTCATCCTCTCTTTGAGTGTACCTATCGGGACCATCTTACTAATTGTCTTTATTGTTTTCATTGTACTGTTTTCATTTGCCGTACGCAATTGTCGTAAAAATTTGAAAGCAAAAAAACGCTCGATTAATATTTCAGAAACggaataa
- the LOC135340113 gene encoding uncharacterized protein LOC135340113, which produces MSALCTPLSPALPSPPSLLTVTQSSGYHTLSFSIKKGSSPITHFIINYTQSAVLTSPGQLVIASNDSNFIISMEGNDTSGVDTEYSVVLKLAGLEKSAEVRVVGRSELGDGPFSEVGIIENKGSAKWRPLHHLVSGSARRGANYNKS; this is translated from the exons ATGTCAGCACTATGCACACCTCTCTCTCCAGCCCTTCCCAGTCCGCCATCTTTACTGACAGTAACTCAGTCCAGTGGCTACCACACTCTCAGCTTCTCTATCAAGAAAGGCTCAAGTCCCATAACACATTTCATCATCAACTATACTCAATCTGCTGTCCTCACCTCACCTGGACAACTTGTTATCGCTAGCAATGACTCTAACTTTATTATCTCCATGGAGGGGAATGATACCAGTGGTGTTGATACTGAATACAGTGTTGTGTTGAAGCTAGCTGGACTGGAGAAGAGTGCAGAGGTTAGAGTGGTTGGGAGGAGTGAGCTGGGAGATGGACCGTTTAGCGAAGTGGGGATAATTGAGAACAAAG GTTCTGCGAAATGGAGACCCCTTCATCATCTTGTCAGTGGAAGTGCCAGACGGGGAGCTAACTATAACAAATCTTAA
- the LOC135339967 gene encoding uncharacterized protein LOC135339967 produces the protein MYAKEMPKHRKPQTIIGVLICILWLAIPCFGSNSFELTLVSHEGDSVFLPCSYPLASSLSIVWEVNDVIFTVESLPNQLQRVSSGLFIRDVSLQDVGDYNCYTYSMSNLEQLYSNHLVVIPSESDHSSGTIGQLKTDLNIDRGLNFQATENDVIFLPCVPAIGTHAVTLWRIDGVIYPVTELPRWHSKHYGGIIVNPAMSSTTGTVYECYTTVDNSIGLLYTVSLSLRPSIPKDNETLHAAVYSQSNTARVKLISRLVNLTLAYKEFGFKIQSEVDSTSLGAEPDIFFITDVIKYGTILWDDLSNVMEPIFSIPSKHFQDIDAYGTTYAKNFTNGDNEPFATLGYLYRTDVNETTNNTCIPEGQTSCVYLPENKNDLRVMWPTHPKSDDDCICPVFAERELGPTFKSCYCFVFNLTTYNIELQDNDRICWKNLDRDSNDTKILLVKEELIGNSDVRVIESQNRIIVQGPQYPPNLTYNSSNNSVCATSESEEWSPVIGTVVVVNDATGDTILDRAILKSNFCLELDDLPQSCAPFQVNMTAFSQCVQSEPSTFQGQKNGTICQCLQDKVNLTFNISYTTYDEIIVTIHFSCLSLKDYEISNVFLKSTQLSNCGSTCKNASTSFDLRCAVNQPFNISIMDLMPGTNYGVSIEWMSSTTGQHCLIAESQQSITLTEDSSKLTLILSLSVPIGTILLIVFIVFIVLFSFAVRNCRRNLNPNRFINFQ, from the exons ATGTATGCAAAAGAAATGCCTAAACACAGGAAACCACAGACTATCATTGGAGTGCTGATCT GCATTCTATGGTTGGCAATTCCATGCTTTGGGAGCAACTCTTTTGAACTGACTTTGGTCAGCCATGAAGGAGATAGTGTTTTTCTGCCTTGTAGTTACCCACTTGCAAGCAGTCTATCAATTGTTTGGGAAGTGAATGATGTCATTTTTACTGTGGAAAGCTTGCCTAATCAGCTACAAAGAGTGTCAAGTGGCTTATTTATAAGAGATGTCTCACTTCAAGATGTTGGTGATTACAATTGTTATACTTACAGTATGTCAAACCTTGAGCAACTGTACTCCAATCACTTGGTAGTGATTCCTTCTGAAAGTGATCACTCATCAG gGACTATAGGTCAGCTGAAGACGGACTTAAACATTGATAGGGGACTTAACTTCCAAGCTACAGAGAACGATGTGATATTTTTACCTTGCGTACCAGCCATAGGAACGCACGCTGTGACACTATGGAGGATTGATGGAGTTATCTATCCTGTAACGGAGCTTCCTCGTTGGCATTCAAAGCACTATGGTGGGATCATTGTGAATCCTGCAATGAGCAGCACAACAGGCACTGTATATGAATGCTACACCACAGTTGACAACAGCATTGGGCTGCTGTACACAGTGTCCCTTTCTTTACGACCGAGTATCCCAAAAGATAACGAAACCT tgcatgcagcTGTATACAGTCAGTCAAACACAGCCAGGGTTAAACTTATCAGCCGATTGGTGAACCTGACTTTAGCCTATAAGGAATTTGGATTCAAAATCCAATCAGAGGTGGACAGTACCAGTTTAGGTGCAGAACCTGATATATTTTTCATCACCGACGTGATTAAATATGGCACTATACTATGGGATGATCTTTCAAATGTCATGGAGCCTATTTTTTCGATACCAAGCAAGCATTTTCAAGACATTGACGCATATGGTACAACATATGCAAAGAATTTTACCAATGGAGACAATGAACCCTTTGCAACGCTTGGGTATCTCTACAGAACAGATGTAAATG AGACTACCAACAACACCTGCATACCTGAAGGTCAGACATCTTGTGTCTACCTACCAGAAAATAAAAATGATCTACGTGTCATGTGGCCGACACATCCGAAATCTGATGATGACTGTATTTGTCCTGTATTTGCGGAGAGGGAGCTTGGACCCACATTTAAAAGCTGTTATTGCTTTGTATTTAATCTTACAACTTATAACATCGAGCTACAAGACAATGACAGGATATGTTGGAAGAATCTTGATCGTGATAGCAATGACACAAAAATACTGCTAGTTAAAGAAGAACTAATTGGTAACTCTGATGTGAGAGTGATCGAAAGTCAAAACAGAATTATAGTGCAAG GTCCCCAGTATCCACCAAATCTTACATATAACAGCAGCAATAACTCTGTATGCGCTACATCCGAAAGTGAAGAATGGAGTCCTGTGATAGGAACAGTAGTGGTGGTAAATGATGCCACAGGTGATACCATTCTTGATCGTGCTATACTGAAATCAAACTTCTGCCTGGAACTTGATGACCTACCGCAGAGTTGTGCACCGTTTCAAGTAAACATGACAGCGTTTAGTCAGTGTGTTCAATCCGAACCAAGCACTTTCCAGG gtcAAAAAAATGGCACCATATGTCAGTGCCTACAAGATAAAG TGAACCTAACATTCAACATCAGCTATACTACATATGATGAAATCATAGTAACCATACATTTCAGCTGTTTAAGTTTAAAGGACTACGAGATATCAAATGTTTTTCTAAAATCAACTCAACTCTCAAACTGTGGCAGCACCTGTAAGAATGCAAGCACATCCTTTGATCTGCGTTGTGCGGTTAATCAACCGTTCAATATTTCCATTATGGATCTAATGCCAGGGACTAATTATGGGGTATCAATTGAATGGATGTCTTCTACTACTGGACAGCATTGTTTGATTGCAGAAAGTCAGCAATCTATTACACTCACAG AAGACTCTTCGAAGTTGACGCTCATCCTCTCTTTGAGTGTACCTATCGGGACCATCTTACTAATTGTCTTTATTGTTTTCATTGTACTGTTTTCATTTGCCGTACGCAATTGTCGTAGAAATTTGAACCCAAACCGCTTCATTAATTttcagtag